A region from the Bacteroidales bacterium genome encodes:
- a CDS encoding response regulator transcription factor, producing MDKKYNIFLVDDDFIFLEMLKETLIDNEDYNIVAFQSGEECLKNLHMEPDVIVLDYFLNSEDPDAKDGLEILKEIHNIMSKAKVVILSGQEDGNLVYDFVRENATNYVVKDDNAFENVKKAIENIVYKD from the coding sequence ATGGATAAAAAATACAATATCTTTCTTGTTGATGATGATTTTATTTTTCTTGAAATGCTTAAAGAAACTTTAATAGATAATGAAGATTATAATATTGTAGCTTTTCAGTCAGGTGAAGAATGTTTGAAAAATCTTCATATGGAACCGGATGTTATTGTTCTTGACTATTTTCTAAACAGTGAAGACCCTGATGCAAAAGATGGGCTTGAAATATTAAAAGAAATTCATAATATCATGTCGAAAGCTAAAGTGGTAATTTTATCAGGACAGGAAGACGGCAATCTTGTTTATGATTTTGTTCGTGAAAATGCAACTAATTATGTTGTAAAAGATGATAATGCTTTTGAAAACGTGAAAAAAGCAATTGAAAATATAGTATATAAAGATTAA
- a CDS encoding DNA translocase FtsK: MARKNNKIKPDKKIKGKNNKNINTKDERFRYILGLGFFSFSIFIFLAFFSYLFTWKIDQSKLDIDWLTLIQRADINVENWAGKTGALLAHRFIHDWFGIASFSLVFLFIILSVRLFNIRLLPLRKTIKYSIIYSVWISVAFGYFFGKLWFFLGGAYGYFISLWLNDFIGKTGTAFILMITLFSIIILSFDNAIENFKILFNKLILKIISKKSPDETIDKKNGIIINEQTDKKSDNDLIFEISKSNEAEDKIDNIVKSHEINLSDNIETVEVKEIKKEKNDTEADDKDNLNFTVENSTKNKDDQVNKISTKPIGNYDPTKDLSLYKLPHLDLLEKHELSNSMVTNEELVSNKNKIVETLGNYNIKIDRIKATIGPTITLYEIVPAPGVRISKIKNLEDDIALSLSALGIRIIAPIPGRGTIGIEVPNLKPEIVSMRSIISSKVFQDSKYELPIALGKTISNETFVIDLTKMPHLLVAGATGQGKSVGLNAILTSLLYKKHPSQLKFVMIDPKKVELTLYSKIEKYFLAKLPDAEEPIITDTQKVINTLNSLTIEMDERYDLLKKAHTRNIKEYNAKFIERKLNPENGHKFLPYIVLVIDEFADLILTAGKEIEMPLARLAQLARAIGIHLIIATQRPTTNIITGLIKANFPARISFRVTSSIDSRTILDTTGANQLIGRGDMLVSVGGNIIRIQCAFVDTPELDEITNYISSQQSYPEAFLLPEYVDEGSSSITEVDLTKRDELFEDAARLLVIHQQGSTSLIQRKFSIGYNRAGRIIDQLEAAGIVGPFEGSKARQVLMPDEYSLEQLLNRLNNNT; this comes from the coding sequence ATGGCAAGAAAAAATAATAAAATAAAACCTGACAAGAAAATAAAAGGAAAGAATAATAAAAACATAAATACAAAAGATGAACGATTCAGATATATATTAGGTTTGGGTTTTTTCTCTTTTTCAATTTTTATTTTTTTAGCCTTTTTTTCATACCTGTTTACATGGAAAATCGACCAAAGCAAATTAGATATTGATTGGTTAACATTAATACAAAGAGCCGATATAAATGTTGAAAATTGGGCAGGGAAAACAGGGGCGCTTTTAGCACACAGATTTATACACGATTGGTTTGGTATAGCTTCATTCAGTCTGGTTTTTTTATTTATAATTCTTTCTGTAAGATTGTTTAATATCAGGTTATTACCACTAAGAAAAACAATTAAATACAGTATTATCTATTCTGTATGGATATCCGTTGCTTTTGGTTATTTTTTCGGGAAATTATGGTTTTTTCTTGGAGGTGCTTACGGCTATTTTATAAGTTTATGGTTAAATGATTTCATTGGAAAAACAGGAACCGCATTTATATTAATGATAACTTTATTTTCAATTATTATTTTATCTTTTGATAATGCCATAGAAAACTTTAAAATTTTATTTAACAAACTGATTTTAAAAATAATTAGCAAAAAAAGTCCTGATGAAACTATTGATAAAAAAAATGGAATTATTATTAATGAACAAACTGATAAAAAAAGTGATAATGATTTAATATTTGAAATAAGTAAAAGTAATGAAGCTGAAGATAAAATAGATAATATTGTTAAATCTCATGAAATTAACTTATCAGATAATATAGAAACTGTTGAAGTTAAAGAAATAAAAAAAGAAAAAAATGATACAGAAGCAGATGATAAAGATAATTTAAATTTTACTGTTGAAAATTCTACCAAAAACAAAGACGATCAGGTTAATAAGATATCAACAAAACCTATTGGAAATTACGATCCTACAAAAGATTTATCTTTATATAAACTACCTCATTTAGATTTATTGGAAAAGCACGAATTAAGTAATTCAATGGTTACCAATGAGGAATTGGTTTCAAATAAAAACAAGATTGTTGAAACTTTGGGTAATTATAATATAAAAATTGATCGTATCAAGGCAACAATTGGTCCAACAATTACATTATACGAAATTGTTCCTGCACCAGGTGTTAGAATTTCAAAAATCAAAAATTTAGAAGATGATATTGCTTTAAGTTTATCTGCATTAGGAATAAGAATAATCGCACCTATTCCGGGACGAGGAACAATAGGTATTGAAGTTCCGAATCTGAAACCGGAAATTGTTTCAATGAGGTCAATTATTTCATCAAAAGTTTTTCAGGATTCAAAATATGAATTGCCAATTGCATTAGGAAAAACTATCTCAAACGAAACATTTGTTATTGATTTGACTAAAATGCCTCACTTATTGGTTGCCGGTGCTACAGGACAGGGAAAATCTGTTGGGCTCAATGCAATACTGACTTCCTTATTATACAAAAAACATCCTTCACAATTGAAATTTGTGATGATTGACCCTAAAAAAGTTGAATTAACATTGTATTCAAAGATTGAAAAGTATTTTCTTGCGAAACTTCCGGATGCTGAGGAACCTATAATTACTGACACTCAAAAAGTTATTAATACTCTTAATTCCTTAACAATTGAGATGGATGAACGTTATGATTTATTAAAAAAGGCACATACCCGAAATATTAAGGAATATAATGCAAAGTTCATTGAAAGAAAACTAAATCCCGAAAACGGGCATAAATTTTTACCATATATTGTTTTAGTTATTGATGAATTTGCAGATTTGATTTTAACAGCAGGAAAAGAAATAGAAATGCCACTTGCCCGGTTAGCTCAACTTGCCAGAGCAATAGGAATTCATTTAATAATTGCTACTCAAAGACCTACAACTAATATCATAACAGGGCTGATAAAAGCAAACTTCCCAGCCAGAATTTCATTCAGAGTTACTTCAAGTATTGATTCAAGAACAATTCTTGATACAACAGGAGCAAACCAGTTAATAGGCAGGGGTGATATGTTGGTTTCTGTTGGTGGCAACATTATTAGGATACAATGCGCTTTTGTAGATACTCCCGAACTTGATGAAATTACAAATTATATTAGTTCTCAGCAATCTTACCCTGAGGCATTTTTGTTACCAGAATATGTTGATGAAGGCAGTTCCAGTATAACAGAAGTTGACTTGACTAAAAGGGATGAATTATTTGAGGACGCAGCAAGATTACTGGTAATACATCAGCAAGGTTCAACATCTTTAATACAAAGAAAATTTTCAATCGGATACAACAGAGCAGGAAGAATTATTGACCAATTAGAAGCTGCCGGAATTGTTGGACCTTTTGAAGGAAGCAAGGCAAGACAAGTGCTAATGCCTGATGAATATTCTTTGGAACAATTATTGAACAGATTAAATAATAATACTTAA
- a CDS encoding ATP-binding protein — protein sequence MVRFITKKLVNWKNQPHRKPLILRGARQVGKTWSIIDFGKKYFKGNIHIVDLEKHPEWHGIFDFNLDTRRIVSELEILLNTRIVPNDDLLFFDEIQSCPRAIMSLRYFYEELPELHVIAAGSLLEFVIKDISFPVGRVQFLSLQALCFPEFLISTGKSKLAEIILARPKVQSDIIHKTLLNELRKYLFIGGMPECVNIYNEKGHIHDIFDIQINLLNTFRQDFSKYTPYADKRCLNTVLSSVAKSVGQQIKYTHLSESFSIPTIKKAFDLLSLSQLIKKIASTNPSGLPLGASASERKFKAIMLDVGIMQQVCNIPVDIEYQKTDLLSIYQGALVEQFVGQEFMAAGQNELYYWARNAKSSTAEVDFLITIKNQIFPVEVKSKTSGRLRSLHLFLQTYQNCPYAYVFSCRQYAELPEQKLVFLPLYYSYNIGLRDNSPVNLN from the coding sequence ATGGTACGTTTTATTACAAAAAAGCTAGTAAACTGGAAAAATCAACCGCATAGAAAACCATTGATTCTCAGAGGTGCCAGACAGGTAGGTAAAACATGGTCAATTATTGATTTTGGTAAGAAATATTTTAAAGGAAATATTCATATCGTTGACCTTGAGAAACATCCTGAGTGGCATGGTATATTCGATTTTAATTTAGATACCAGAAGAATAGTTTCTGAATTGGAGATTTTGTTAAATACACGGATTGTACCAAATGATGATTTACTTTTCTTTGATGAAATTCAAAGTTGCCCCCGTGCTATAATGTCATTACGTTATTTTTATGAAGAACTACCGGAACTGCATGTTATAGCAGCAGGATCATTACTTGAATTTGTAATAAAAGATATTTCATTCCCTGTAGGACGTGTTCAATTTTTAAGTTTACAAGCTTTATGTTTTCCTGAATTCTTAATATCCACAGGTAAATCCAAGCTTGCCGAAATCATTTTAGCACGTCCTAAAGTACAATCCGATATTATTCATAAGACATTGCTTAATGAACTTCGTAAATATCTGTTTATTGGCGGAATGCCAGAATGTGTTAATATTTATAACGAAAAAGGACATATACACGATATCTTTGACATCCAGATAAATTTATTAAATACTTTTCGACAAGATTTTTCTAAATACACACCTTATGCTGATAAACGATGTTTAAATACAGTATTATCTTCAGTAGCAAAAAGTGTAGGTCAACAAATTAAATATACCCATTTATCTGAAAGTTTTTCTATCCCTACAATAAAAAAAGCTTTCGATTTATTAAGCCTGTCGCAATTAATTAAAAAAATTGCATCAACAAATCCATCAGGGCTTCCTTTGGGAGCTTCCGCATCAGAGCGTAAATTTAAAGCAATTATGTTAGATGTTGGAATAATGCAACAAGTATGTAACATTCCTGTTGATATTGAATATCAAAAAACAGATTTGCTTTCCATATATCAGGGAGCTTTAGTTGAACAATTTGTTGGTCAGGAATTTATGGCTGCCGGACAAAACGAATTATATTACTGGGCAAGAAATGCAAAAAGCAGCACTGCAGAAGTTGATTTTTTAATTACCATAAAAAATCAAATATTTCCTGTTGAAGTAAAAAGCAAAACTTCGGGAAGATTAAGAAGTTTACATTTATTTTTACAAACCTATCAAAATTGTCCTTATGCTTATGTTTTTTCATGTAGGCAATATGCTGAATTACCGGAACAAAAATTAGTCTTTCTACCACTTTATTACTCGTATAATATTGGATTACGAGATAACTCACCGGTTAATTTAAATTGA
- a CDS encoding outer membrane lipoprotein carrier protein LolA — MRKIFIISVFILIGNMIFAQYDSEAKSILDKVSEKTKAYSTIKIEFNSILKNLQDDIEETVEGVIYLKGNRYKLEIFENKIFSDGKTKWVYLPEVEEVSVYDLTTIDNEDNNDILNDPNKIFNIYEKGFKYKLMGEKSENGKIYYEIELVPENLDLNYFKIKINIDKEKLQLFSIKYFGKDGTRYTIILTKFDTNITLNDDMFIFDTNAHPNVEVIDMR; from the coding sequence ATGAGAAAAATATTTATTATATCTGTTTTTATTTTAATTGGCAATATGATATTTGCCCAATATGATAGTGAAGCTAAATCGATATTAGATAAAGTTTCAGAAAAAACAAAAGCGTATTCAACAATTAAAATTGAATTTAACAGTATTTTAAAAAATCTTCAGGATGATATTGAAGAAACAGTTGAAGGAGTAATATATCTGAAAGGCAACAGGTATAAATTAGAAATATTTGAAAACAAAATATTTTCTGACGGAAAAACAAAATGGGTTTATTTGCCTGAAGTTGAAGAGGTTAGTGTTTACGACCTAACAACAATAGATAATGAAGATAACAATGATATACTAAATGATCCTAATAAGATATTTAACATTTATGAAAAAGGGTTTAAATATAAATTAATGGGAGAAAAATCGGAAAACGGTAAAATATATTATGAAATTGAGTTAGTTCCTGAAAATCTTGATTTGAATTATTTTAAAATAAAAATTAATATTGATAAGGAAAAATTACAATTATTTTCAATTAAATATTTTGGTAAGGATGGTACTCGTTATACAATAATATTAACAAAATTTGACACTAATATCACATTAAATGACGATATGTTTATTTTTGACACTAATGCTCATCCAAATGTTGAAGTAATAGATATGAGATAA